DNA sequence from the Halococcus salifodinae DSM 8989 genome:
AAACCGATTGGAAAGGCGATCAGCAGCCCGATCGACCGGTCGCCGGTCACGACCGAGATTCCGACCGCACAAACCGCGGCGAGCCAGACTGTTCGGGGGCCGTATCGGCGGGCGTAGCCCTCCCACACCGCCGAAGCTGTCTCGGCCGACGACTGCGAGTAAAGCCAGGCCGCGAGCGCCAGTCCGACGACGGTGTACGCACCCTTGATCGCCGTAACGACGCCGACGACGGCCGTCGCCACCACTACCGCGAGCGCCGCACCGACGAGCAACGCCACGAGCATCGGCGCGCCGGACCGTCCGTCGGCGAAGTGATCGCTCATTTCGACCACCCCAGTGTCCGCCATCGCCACACGTATCGGGGCCCGGTGGTGGGAAACAGCCGCATCATCACCGTAAAATGTGCTCCAGCCGACTTCTTTCTATTGGTTAGTCTCGTGGTGTGTTCGAGCCGGGTCGACGCGGCCATCGACGAATGTCCGAGTCAAGCGGTCTTCGGAACGACCGGTGTCCGGTGATGTTTAATCCTACTTCCGCGGTTTGATCTGAACATGTAGCACGATTTCTCTAGGGATGATACAGTCTGACGATTTGAGAACAAGATGGGACGACGTTATCGAATGGACATAGTTCACGATGAAGGCAACGTAGGAACCCACCTACTGCTGAAACATCACAGACGTTGTGGAAGAACCCCCTCTGTACCACACGAAAACGCTCTCAAATCATCGATTTGCTAAACCGCGGAAGTAGGATTAAGTCAGCGGGGTTCGTTCCGAAGCAGTGTGTCTCGAATCGAGGATCCGGACCGATGAGTGAGAGCGACCTCGGTCGCGTCACGGACGTCTTTGAGCAGTTCGTCCGTGACCTTGGCCTGTACGCGGTCGCGCGGGTCGTTCCGGCGATCCTCAGCGTGGTCACGCTGGTGGTCTTCACTCGTGCGTTCCCCCCGAGCGCGTACGGCCGATATGCACTTACCCTCTCGATCGCCACCATCCTCGGGACGGTCTGTTATGGCTGGATCGATCAGGCGATCGTCCGATTCGAGCCCCACATCGAACCCTCGTTGCTGATCGGTAACGTCTCGTGGCTCATCGTTTCGATTGGGGTCGGACTCGGCATCCTATCGGTGCTCGTTCGTGTGATCGTAGCGCCCGTTCTCGGTCCGTTCGAACCGTTCGTGTTCGCCGGCGCTGCGGTCGCCATCACACAGGGGACCTATTACGTCCTTAGAGCGCTCCTTCGAGTCCGCCTCCAGTCGCGGTCGGTCCTGAGATACGAGCTCATCCAGTCGGTCGGTGGTGTGGCGTTTGCGCTCGTACTCGTGTTCGTGGTCCTGAACGATATCGTGGGATGGCTCTGGGGCACTGCGATCGCTTCCGGGGCTACAGCGTTGGTACTGGCGGTCCAGCTCGGATTTCGCACCGACTCGATCAATATCGATGCCGCGTTCGCAAACCGAATGGCGCGCTACGGTTTTCCGCTCATCGGCTGGCTCGTCGGGTTGACGGCGCTCAATTTCGCAGACCAGATCCTCATCCAACTCCTCCGCGGGAGCGAGGCGACCGGGATCTACGCCTCGAACTACTCCGTGGTGCTCTACGGATTAGGACTGGTTTTCACCCCGTTTGTTACGGCCGCCGAACCGATCTTGATGAACCTCTGGAACGACGACAACGACGCCGAGCTAGCGGCAGTTATCACGGATATCACCCGCTATCTCCTCCTCGTGGGCGTACCCGGTGTGATCGGTCTCTCGGCACTCAACCGGGTCGTGAGCGGGCTCTTGCTCGATACCTCGTATCTCGCAGGGTCGATCATCATCCCGTTCGTCGCCGCGGGGCTCCTCTGCTGGAACGCCGCCGTTATCGGGCAGAAAGCCATCGAGATCGAGGAACGAACCATCGTCCTGTTCGTCGGCGTTGCGATGACGGTTGTGGTCAACGTCATCACTAACGTCCCGCTAATCATGCGATTTGGCTACGTCGGCGCGGCCATCGCGACGTTCGTGAGCTTCCTGCTGTATGCCGTGTTCATCTACGTGGTCTCCCGGCGATTCATCCCGTGGCGGCTTCCGTGGCACAGCCTCCGCAACACCGCCGTCGCCTCGCTTGCACTCCTGGTTCCCTACGCAGCAGTGTTCGGTCTCGGATGGGGATCAACTCTTCCGCTGGTCGTCGCCAGCGTGGTCGGGAGCGCTGGCTATCTCGGAGCCATCTATCTCCTCGGCGAACTCCAAGAGACCGAGCTCCGGAAACTCAAGGGAATGCTCGGGTCCTGACTCATCGAAGCTGGTCGAGGACGGCGTGCTGGAACCGACGGCCGAGTTCGTGGCCGGACCGGCCGAACAGCGAAGCGGCGAGTTCCGCGATGTGCTGGGCCCGGTCCGTCGGCGCGTAGTACGCGACACGGGCGAACGCCAGGATCGCTCGGGGCGACCAGCGACGCTCGCGGAGGTAGAGGAGTGCCTTCAGCCGGTTCGCTTCGGCCAACGCGTGGCGACGCACGTCCCGGTCGGCCTCGTCGTAGAGCGGTTCGTATCGGTCGAGGAGCTTCCACCGCGATTCGAGTGCCGTCCACGACAGGCCGAGGTGTTCACCGCCCTCACCGACGAACACCAGTGGCTCCCTGATGGCGACGAACTCCGTGATGCGTGCCAGCTCGACACGCAACCAGATATCACCCGACCCTTCAAACGTGTCCTGTAGAGGTCCGACAACGTCGAGCGCCGACCGCTCGACCAACAGCGTCGAATATCGCCAGATATCGTTCCAGAACCCCAGAGCCTGCTCCAGCACGGTCCCCGAAACCTCCGGCGGCGGAAGATGGACCTCGCCCGAGTCGTACTGTATCCCACAGAACGCCACCGACGCGTTCGGCCGTTCACGCAATGCAGCCACCTGTTTCGGGAGCTTTTCCGGGTCGATCCGGTCGTCGTCGTCCAGAAACTGGACATACTCCCCGGTTGCGACGTCGAGCCCGACGTTTCTGGCCGCTTGTGCCCCTCGATTCTCCGCCAGCTGGATGTACACCACGTCCTCGAATTCGTCGACGTCATCGGCGGCGTGACCCTCCCCGGAGTCGTCGACAACGATAATCTCGACCGGATCGTATCGTTGTTCGTGGACGCTGCGGATGGTTTCGGCGAGCTGCTCGTTTCGGAAGTACGTGGGAATTATTATGCTTATGATCTCGTCGTTCATGTGTTGCAGTCCCGAGATATGTCGTGTGTTGGTCGCAAACGCACTGCATTGGTTATATATCTTCCCTAATAAAAAGTGGTGCTTAGTGGTTCGTTCGGGAGGATCGCTGTGCAATCACCATCGACTGTTCGTTGGTATCAAAGTCGTCTTGCCGGGGAAAGCTCAGTACCTCACAATGCTCTCAAACTAACTCCTTCTGAGACGTGAACTCGGAGGAGATGGTGATGTCGAGCAGTTGCTGGAGCGGCAGNTGCCACTCGCCGAGCGGACTATCCCGGTCGGTGGATTAGCGCTCGAAGCGGTCGTCCGGTGGCTTGTTCGCGGGGACGGCGCGACGCACGGCGAGCGCCGTCTCCGCTGCTCGCCGTACCATCCCAAGGAATTCGTCGAATCGCCATGACCAGAGGCGTCGCGCGCCTTGGCGCGGCGACGCCACGTACTCCCAGTGAAGATAGCGCCACGCATTCTGGAGAAGGAAGCTGATCAGCACGTATAGAAACCGCACCGCCGGATTCTGTGTCGTCGTCATCGCAATGCTTCGTTCGGACAAACGGTAGGTCGATTCGATACCGAACCGCCGGCTGTAGTACTTCCGAGCCTGGCGTGGCGTCTCAATGAACGGCGCGTCGACGGCGTAGCCGTGACGCGCCACACCTTCCTCGCCGTAATTTCCTTGCTGGTACGTACAGTCGATGTAGACCGGGAAATCGACGGTCCACGTGTGACCGTCGATTTCCCCTCGGAGGTCGTGGTCGATCACGCGGCTCCAGCCCTCGCTCAGTTCGGTCTGGATCGCCTCGCCCCACTTCACGATCGGCATGACGTANGGAGGTCGTGGTCGATCACGCGGCTCCAGCCCTCGCTCAGTTCGGTCTGGATCGCCTCGCCC
Encoded proteins:
- a CDS encoding oligosaccharide flippase family protein, coding for MSESDLGRVTDVFEQFVRDLGLYAVARVVPAILSVVTLVVFTRAFPPSAYGRYALTLSIATILGTVCYGWIDQAIVRFEPHIEPSLLIGNVSWLIVSIGVGLGILSVLVRVIVAPVLGPFEPFVFAGAAVAITQGTYYVLRALLRVRLQSRSVLRYELIQSVGGVAFALVLVFVVLNDIVGWLWGTAIASGATALVLAVQLGFRTDSINIDAAFANRMARYGFPLIGWLVGLTALNFADQILIQLLRGSEATGIYASNYSVVLYGLGLVFTPFVTAAEPILMNLWNDDNDAELAAVITDITRYLLLVGVPGVIGLSALNRVVSGLLLDTSYLAGSIIIPFVAAGLLCWNAAVIGQKAIEIEERTIVLFVGVAMTVVVNVITNVPLIMRFGYVGAAIATFVSFLLYAVFIYVVSRRFIPWRLPWHSLRNTAVASLALLVPYAAVFGLGWGSTLPLVVASVVGSAGYLGAIYLLGELQETELRKLKGMLGS
- a CDS encoding glycosyltransferase family 2 protein, whose amino-acid sequence is MNDEIISIIIPTYFRNEQLAETIRSVHEQRYDPVEIIVVDDSGEGHAADDVDEFEDVVYIQLAENRGAQAARNVGLDVATGEYVQFLDDDDRIDPEKLPKQVAALRERPNASVAFCGIQYDSGEVHLPPPEVSGTVLEQALGFWNDIWRYSTLLVERSALDVVGPLQDTFEGSGDIWLRVELARITEFVAIREPLVFVGEGGEHLGLSWTALESRWKLLDRYEPLYDEADRDVRRHALAEANRLKALLYLRERRWSPRAILAFARVAYYAPTDRAQHIAELAASLFGRSGHELGRRFQHAVLDQLR